From Triticum aestivum cultivar Chinese Spring chromosome 7B, IWGSC CS RefSeq v2.1, whole genome shotgun sequence:
TGCAAATATGTTGTTTGATGAACTACTGAAGGCCTTTGCATCTAAGCATGAAGGGAATGATATGCCTGGACATTTGTCAGGTGGAGTTCTTATTGATCAGGTTTATGCAGTTGCACCCAGTGACTTGAATACACGTCTTTTCTCACCAAGTTCAGACTTTCTGCAATCACTAGCGAAGATGCAAGGGACTACTGGTCTGGATATTCAACACTGGAGACTTGAAAATGATGGTGAGGTCTTGAAGAGGGTTGTAACCTACACAAAAGCTGCTACTAAACTAGTTAAAGCCGTGAAAGCAACAGAAGACGTGGCATATCTGAAGGCAGATGGAGATATGTATGCAGTTTTAGCAGATGTTAGTACTCCTGAAGTCCCTTTTGGCAATAATTTTAGGGTGGAGATTTTGACCTGTATAATGCCAGGGCCTGAACTAAGAGATGATGAAAGATCTTCACGACTTGTAATCTCTTGGCGCTTAAATTTCATGCAAAGTACCATGATGAAGGGCATGATAGAAAATGGTGCAAAACAAGGATTGAAGGACAACTTCAATCAGTTCTCTGAACTTCTGGCTCAAAATGTCAGACCAGTTGATGCAAAAGATACAACAACTAATAATgaaagcttgtcttccatgcaaccGGAAACAGAATCTGATTGGAAACTAGCATTCCGAATCTTTGGAAATTTTACTGTTGTATCCTCAATTGTTgcacttatttatgtttttgcacacATCATCCTTGCAAGTCCTAGTATAATTCAAGGTCTCGAGTTCCCTGGCCTGGACTTGCCAGATTCTGTTGGTGAAGTTGTGGTTTGTGGAGTTCTTGTTCTGCAAGGACAACGTGTCCTTAATATGATTGCACGGTTTGTCCAGGCAAGGAGGCGAAGAGGTAGCTCATATCTCCTTTCTGATTTTACTCCCGTTCTTTTTCCTAGTAGGAATAGAAGCATTATGGATGAACTCATGTGTTATTTAACAGAATCATTGCGAATAATTTCAGCAGATAAACCCAACAGTTCTTGGCACTTGACAGTGACAAGATACAAATGCTTCTTTACGAATATTCTGATGCAAAAAAGGGTTGCTGTTACTTTTTATTTTCTTCAACAGAATCTTCACTTATTATTCTGGACATATACTCTTCTTTTTTCAAAAAGGAGGGAATGCCCCCGGCCTGGACATATACTCATAATCTGCACGCATCAGCAAACTTTGCTAACATGGTCTTTTGAGATGTTTAGGCGGTGATCATGGTGTCAAAGCAAAAGGCGATGGCTGGTTGCTGACTGTTGCTTTGATAGATGGGACCAACTTAGCAGCAACAAAGTCATCTGGTTACTCTGATCCATATGTTGTATTTACTTGCAATGGACAGACAAAGACAAGTTCGATTAAGTTTCACACTCTTGAGCCTCAATGGAATGGTAAAGCTATAATTTAATTTGTTTGCAATATTTATTAGCCATCTCATAACTCGTTAGAAATGCATTTGAATCCAgcttataattttttttgtttgcaaTATTTACTAGCTACTCCCCcggtccaaaataagtgtcgtgttCCACGatccacgacacttattttggactgGAGGGAGTATCTCATAACTCGCTAGAACACATTTGAAGCCATCTTTATTTGACCTATTTACATTTGCTAGCATTTTGCTTTAATTCACATAGTGCTAAACTTTAGAACTCCCAGTAACCAAAATGTATTAATGGGCTCAAAGGAACCTCTATTTATTTGTAAATATTTTTAGGCCTTTTAAGTGGCAAGGTTTCATTATAACCTTTTCAAAATTTGCAGAAATTTTTGAATTTGATGCCATGGAAGACCCACCCTCAGTGATGGAAATAAACGTATATGATTTTGATGGACCCTTTGATGAAGTTGCCTCCCTTGGTCACGTTGAAGTAAATTTCTTGAAATATAGTATATCTGAGCTTGCCGACATTTGGATTCCTCTCAAGGGAAAGCTGGCTCAAGCATGTCAATCAAAATTACATTTGAGAATTTTCTTGAACAATTCAAGGGGTACAGAagttgtgaaggattacctggacaggatgGAGAAAGAGGTTGGCAGAAAGGTAGGTCTCTATTCCCTATCAAGTGGTAAAAGTTCATATACTCTTAGGACTATATGCACCTATCATTCAAATACTACAATTGCGTACATTCATAGAATTTATAAATGTAGAGCATATTAGAAACTTGGAAAATGTTCACTTGCTAAAAGTTCTACAAGAATATAATCACATTTGCACTGTTACCAAGAAGACCAAAGTTTGCATGCTTATTTTGTCATTAAGTATGTTTCTTTTATCACATGCAACACATGTCTACAATTTTAGTGAGAAATTTTGAAATGCACAAGTGTGCAGaacaaatacatgtgtatatggtAACATGTAATCAGCCCATGACTTGATTGATGCCAATTTCATTATGCAGATTGCTATGCGGTCACCTCACACGAACCTAGAGTTCCAGAAGATCTTTTCTTTGCCACCAGAAGAATTCCTTATCAATGATTTTACCTGCCATTTAAAGCGCAAGATGCTCACACAGGTAAATTTATTTGATTCTACTGTGTTTCTGTTGTACTGCAAGCAAACCCTCATTCATTTTGCAATACAGCACCACGTGCTGAGAAAGTGGATTCAGTATCCTCAAATTAAAGAGTCAGTTGGGATCCTGCGTCACTATAGGCACAACTGTCATTCCAGATTACAAGAGTATGCAAATCTACAGATGGTGGTCACTATTTTCAGCCAGTATGATGTAGTACAAAGATTCCATTCAAACTTATTCAGTTTCTGAACCCAGTTAAAACAATATAATTATTCATCTTTCTGCCTTGTTTCGATTTTCCTGCTCTACCATAAAAAGGTACTATCAAATATTGTCTGTTAACCATTTAACCATACTTATGATTACCAGTAATCATTGTCATATTTCGCATGGCCATGCTACTGTTAATCTGAACTTACACCTTAATTAGACATAAACTTCTGTTTTGTGTGCCTTTGTTTGACTGCTCGTGCTCATGGCTGTCTTGCAGGGTCGCTTGTTTTTATCCCCAAGAATTATTGGGTTCTACACCAATCTTTTTGGCCACAAAACAAAATTCTTCTTTCTTTGGGAAGATATTGAAGAGATCCAACTGGTCCCTGCAACCCTATCTTTGATGGGAAGCCCATCTCTGCTGATTACCCTTCGCAAGGGCAGAGGAATGGATGCAAGGCATGGAGCAAAGCAACTGGACGATGAAGGGAGACTCAAGTTTCATCTCCAGTCCTTTGTGTCATTCAATGCGGCACATAAGTAAGTTCGTTTTCTTGGATGATTAACATTAACTCGTCATATGTGGCTGGCCATCACAATAAACTACTTGCAGGCACACCAATTTATTGTCCGGTTTAATTTTCTTTCTTCATGAGCATGTTGTTCAAAATTGTGAGTTGCATGCTTTGCAGAACAATAATGGCACTGTGGAAGGCGAGATCTTTGACCCCTGAAGAAAAAATTCAGCTGGTAGAAGAGGAATCAGAAGCGAAAGACCTCCAAACTGAGGAAGGTGGATCTTTCTTAGGCATAGAGGATGTCAAAATGTC
This genomic window contains:
- the LOC123162777 gene encoding C2 and GRAM domain-containing protein At1g03370 isoform X2, coding for MRLVVHVLEARNLPAAEAQGLGDPYAKLQLGRQRAKTKVIRKSTNPVWDEEFAFRVGDLKEELLIRITDEDKYFSDDFLGQVKVPLSAVLDADNRSLGTRWYPLQPKSKKSKIRDCGEIHLTISLSQSYPEETATLAHWASDDFASSSDKSSELRKGSSLPNIHIEQSTSPPVSDEAEITKQDKSNVGPSFVNRLNQFFSVKPKDTEASVPPLFKHDHGLDTLEEMPLTSSQLSDEQDSETSANMLFDELLKAFASKHEGNDMPGHLSGGVLIDQVYAVAPSDLNTRLFSPSSDFLQSLAKMQGTTGLDIQHWRLENDGEVLKRVVTYTKAATKLVKAVKATEDVAYLKADGDMYAVLADVSTPEVPFGNNFRVEILTCIMPGPELRDDERSSRLVISWRLNFMQSTMMKGMIENGAKQGLKDNFNQFSELLAQNVRPVDAKDTTTNNESLSSMQPETESDWKLAFRIFGNFTVVSSIVALIYVFAHIILASPSIIQGLEFPGLDLPDSVGEVVVCGVLVLQGQRVLNMIARFVQARRRRGGDHGVKAKGDGWLLTVALIDGTNLAATKSSGYSDPYVVFTCNGQTKTSSIKFHTLEPQWNEIFEFDAMEDPPSVMEINVYDFDGPFDEVASLGHVEVNFLKYSISELADIWIPLKGKLAQACQSKLHLRIFLNNSRGTEVVKDYLDRMEKEVGRKIAMRSPHTNLEFQKIFSLPPEEFLINDFTCHLKRKMLTQGRLFLSPRIIGFYTNLFGHKTKFFFLWEDIEEIQLVPATLSLMGSPSLLITLRKGRGMDARHGAKQLDDEGRLKFHLQSFVSFNAAHKTIMALWKARSLTPEEKIQLVEEESEAKDLQTEEGGSFLGIEDVKMSEVFSSTIPFDVPILMGIFEGGPVERRIMEKVGCMDYSVTAWEPVRDDAHQRQVHCRLDKKVARRDGEVMSTQQKSPLPDKNGWLIEEVMTFEGIPVGECFNLHIRYQLEQASSKQKSCSVQVFIGMAWLKSCKNRKKITQEVASKLSSRLKKIFSQLEKELIPAN